The following coding sequences are from one Prionailurus viverrinus isolate Anna chromosome D2, UM_Priviv_1.0, whole genome shotgun sequence window:
- the PLEKHS1 gene encoding pleckstrin homology domain-containing family S member 1 isoform X5 — translation MRAEGNQMGRVIWKQKEEKISTKLDYHSLLAQSEQETQGEGTLLRTDQRPAGCLGEQTAIMEPKPQKNPGKQFTFYYENEVCKQDYFIKSPPPQLFFSASSWKKRFFILSKSGGRRLHVSYYKDDHRRGSIEIDRNSSVEVGISSHEKMQSVCKMFKCHPDEVMSIRTTNREYFLIGHDREKIKDWVSFMLSFCWDAKAARQNTEQEKFPLGGKRPSSDPSPLLGPSSASEAVSPAPPRNSLPDMHLMENNSPGLRQAHLPHDFLSETTEETEEESHYVSPQSILLQLDSLIASNDPGQPAEPDSPEQFSETNEHHYMPMKSCFFRETSHKSADSKEGSQALPEIQNGGLHLQEQGSQSDSCLPPANMEAQTMNDKKGLASLTVVQLSILINNIPDESQVEKLNVFLSPSDVINYLSLMEAAGRI, via the exons ATGAGGGCAGAAGGGAACCAAATGGGAAGAGTAATTTggaagcaaaaggaagagaagatttCAACAAAGCTTGACTACCATTCCCTCTT AGCTCAGAGTGAACAGGAGACCCAGGGAGAGGGTACTTTGCTGAGAACTGACCAGCGACCGGCTGGCTGCCT AGGAGAACAGACAGCCATAATGGAACCCAAACCTCAGAAGAATCCAG gcaaacaatttacattttattatgaaaatgaagTCTGCAAACAAGATTACTTTATTAAATCACCACCTCCTCAGCTTTTCTTCTCTGCT tcttcTTGGAAAAAGCGGTTTTTCATTCTGTcaaagagtgggggaaggagactTCACGTCTCCTATTACAAAGACGACCATCGCCGAGGTTCCATTGAAATTGACCG AAACTCCAGTGTAGAAGTTGGCATAAGTAGCCATGAAAAAATGCAATCTGTATGTAAGATGTTCAAATGCCACCCTGATGAGGTGATGTCCATCAGAACCACTAACAGGGAATATTTCCTCATTGGCCATGACAG GGAGAAGATTAAAGACTGGGTCTCCTTCATGTTATCATTTTGCTGGGACGCCAAAGCAGCACGTCAGAACACAGAG CAGGAGAAATTCCCCCTGGGTGGTAAAAGGCCTTCTTCAGACCCCAGTCCTCTCCTTGGTCCTTCCAGCGCATCAGAGGCTGTCAGCCCCGCCCCACCAAGAAATAGTCTTCCAGACATG CATTTAATGGAAAACAATTCTCCAGGACTCAGACAAGCTCATCTGCCGCACGATTTCTTGTCAGAGACTActgaagagacagaagaagagagtCATTATGTTAGTCCCCAAAGTATTCTTTTACAG TTGGATAGTCTTATTGCTTCCAATGATCCTGGTCAACCTGCTGAACCTGATAGTCCAGAACAGTTCTCAGAGACAAATGAACATCATTACATGCCAATGAAATCCTG ttttttcaGAGAGACATCCCACAAGTCTGCTGATAGCAAAGAGGGATCCCAGGCCCTTCCAGAGATCCAGAACGGGGGGCTTCACTTGCAAGAACAAGGCTCACAAAGTGACTCTTGTCTTCCACCTGCCAATATGGAAGCACAGACCATGAATGACAAAAAGGGGTTGGCCTCACTTACTGTTGTGCAATTATCTATACTAATCAA TAACATCCCTGATGAAAGCCAAGTGGAGAAACTGAATgtgttcctttctccttctgaCGTCATAAATTATCTTAGTCTCATGGAAGCTGCAGGACGGATATG